A genomic region of Papaver somniferum cultivar HN1 chromosome 7, ASM357369v1, whole genome shotgun sequence contains the following coding sequences:
- the LOC113299551 gene encoding uncharacterized protein LOC113299551 isoform X2: MPKDDMIRATVEAIHASPTQAVLYLSGGASQALGWLISVPGASNTVLEAVVPYSRISMAQLLSKMPTSFASQRTAEDMALSAYNRALKLSRPGFPVVGVGFTGSLASSRPKHGDHRVFLSTRTSDRLWVSKVTLSKGLRTRELEDKVSSQLLLKALADACRVSSLFVSELSDSEVPDDHEKLFVEDQELRQLIDGEICMKIYPFSSEKYTPNSERKIILPGSFNPLHDGHLKLLEVARSICGDGFPCFEISAINADKPPLTVSQIKDRVKQFEKVGEMVIISNQPYFYKKAELFPGSAFVIGADTVERLVNVKYYGGDYDKMLEVLLGCKITGCTFLVGGRNVGGVFKILIFQMS, encoded by the exons ATGCCGAAGGACGATATGATTCGAGCTACCGTCGAAGCAATACACGCGAGTCCCACTCAAGCTGTTCTCTATCTCTCTGGCGGAGCTTCTCag GCCCTTGGATGGTTGATTTCTGTTCCTGGTGCTTCAAATACAGTGCTTGAAGCTGTGGTTCCTTATTCAAGAATCTCCATGGCTCAATTACTCTCCAAG ATGCCCACATCTTTTGCTAGTCAGCGAACTGCTGAGGATATGGCATTATCTGCTTATAATCGTGCCCTAAAACTCTCCAGACCAG gtttcccagttgttggtGTGGGATTCACTGGATCTTTGGCTAGTTCACGTCCAAAACATGGAGATCACAG GGTTTTCCTGTCAACGCGAACATCCGATCGACTCTGGGTATCTAAAGTGACCTTGTCAAAG GGACTCCGAACTCGTGAGCTAGAAGACAAGGTTTCTAGTCAGCTTTTACTTAAG GCACTTGCAGATGCATGCAGAGTTTCATCATTATTTGTTTCAGAATTGAGCGACTCTGAAGTACCTGATGATCATGAGAAGCTTTTCGTTGAGGACCAAGAATTGCGGCAACTTATAGACGGGGAAATATGCATGAAAATTTATCCATTTTCAAGTG AAAAATATACTCCCAATTCAGAGAGAAAGATAATATTACCTGGATCCTTCAATCCTTTGCACGACGGACACCTCAAACTCTTGGAAGTTGCTAGAAG CATTTGCGGTGATGGTTTTCCATGCTTTGAGATCTCTGCAATCAATGCAGACAAGCCTCCATTGACAGTGTCTCAAATCAAAGACCGAGTCAAACAATTTGAAAAAGTTG GAGAGATGGTAATTATTTCTAATcagccttacttttacaagaaagccGAACTTTTTCCTGGCAGTGCTTTCGTAATTGGTGCAGACACTGTAGAAAGGCTTGTAAAT GTGAAGTATTATGGAGGCGACTATGATAAGATGTTGGAGGTGTTGTTAGGATGTAAAATAACTGGTTGTACGTTTCTGGTAGGTGGTCGAAATGTTGGCGGTGTTTTCAAG ATTTTGATATTCCAGATGAGTTAA
- the LOC113299551 gene encoding uncharacterized protein LOC113299551 isoform X1, whose amino-acid sequence MPKDDMIRATVEAIHASPTQAVLYLSGGASQALGWLISVPGASNTVLEAVVPYSRISMAQLLSKMPTSFASQRTAEDMALSAYNRALKLSRPGFPVVGVGFTGSLASSRPKHGDHRVFLSTRTSDRLWVSKVTLSKGLRTRELEDKVSSQLLLKALADACRVSSLFVSELSDSEVPDDHEKLFVEDQELRQLIDGEICMKIYPFSSEKYTPNSERKIILPGSFNPLHDGHLKLLEVARSICGDGFPCFEISAINADKPPLTVSQIKDRVKQFEKVGEMVIISNQPYFYKKAELFPGSAFVIGADTVERLVNVKYYGGDYDKMLEVLLGCKITGCTFLVGGRNVGGVFKVLKDFDIPDELKDMFISIPEEKFRMDISSTEIRSKSGI is encoded by the exons ATGCCGAAGGACGATATGATTCGAGCTACCGTCGAAGCAATACACGCGAGTCCCACTCAAGCTGTTCTCTATCTCTCTGGCGGAGCTTCTCag GCCCTTGGATGGTTGATTTCTGTTCCTGGTGCTTCAAATACAGTGCTTGAAGCTGTGGTTCCTTATTCAAGAATCTCCATGGCTCAATTACTCTCCAAG ATGCCCACATCTTTTGCTAGTCAGCGAACTGCTGAGGATATGGCATTATCTGCTTATAATCGTGCCCTAAAACTCTCCAGACCAG gtttcccagttgttggtGTGGGATTCACTGGATCTTTGGCTAGTTCACGTCCAAAACATGGAGATCACAG GGTTTTCCTGTCAACGCGAACATCCGATCGACTCTGGGTATCTAAAGTGACCTTGTCAAAG GGACTCCGAACTCGTGAGCTAGAAGACAAGGTTTCTAGTCAGCTTTTACTTAAG GCACTTGCAGATGCATGCAGAGTTTCATCATTATTTGTTTCAGAATTGAGCGACTCTGAAGTACCTGATGATCATGAGAAGCTTTTCGTTGAGGACCAAGAATTGCGGCAACTTATAGACGGGGAAATATGCATGAAAATTTATCCATTTTCAAGTG AAAAATATACTCCCAATTCAGAGAGAAAGATAATATTACCTGGATCCTTCAATCCTTTGCACGACGGACACCTCAAACTCTTGGAAGTTGCTAGAAG CATTTGCGGTGATGGTTTTCCATGCTTTGAGATCTCTGCAATCAATGCAGACAAGCCTCCATTGACAGTGTCTCAAATCAAAGACCGAGTCAAACAATTTGAAAAAGTTG GAGAGATGGTAATTATTTCTAATcagccttacttttacaagaaagccGAACTTTTTCCTGGCAGTGCTTTCGTAATTGGTGCAGACACTGTAGAAAGGCTTGTAAAT GTGAAGTATTATGGAGGCGACTATGATAAGATGTTGGAGGTGTTGTTAGGATGTAAAATAACTGGTTGTACGTTTCTGGTAGGTGGTCGAAATGTTGGCGGTGTTTTCAAG GTTCTCAAAGATTTTGATATTCCAGATGAGTTAAAGGATATGTTTATCTCGATACCGGAAGAAAAGTTTCGTATGGACATCTCATCAACCGAGATTAGAAGTAAAAGTGGAATTTAG